The Catharus ustulatus isolate bCatUst1 chromosome 15, bCatUst1.pri.v2, whole genome shotgun sequence genome has a window encoding:
- the MXD3 gene encoding max dimerization protein 3, whose product MEPAATSIQVLLQAAEFLEHREHRYPLGLAEAEHGYAALCPAPSRRTVGSVRSVHNALEKHRRAQLRCCLERLKQQVPVGTGPSRSTTLSLLHRARLHIQRLEEQELRARRAKDRLRDRQRSLQRRLELLLLPTDGERARADSLDSSRLSEPSEEEDAEVEVDGVVFSGDLLPSFGTGRDHSYSSPHSPAS is encoded by the exons ATGGAGCCCGCGGCCACCAGCatccaggtgctgctccaggcGGCCGAGTTCCTGGAGCACCGCGAGCACCGCTACCCGCTCGGCCTGGCCGAGGCTGAGCACGGCTACGCCGCGCTCTGCCCTGCACCATCGCGCCGGACCGTGGGCAGCGTCAG GTCGGTGCACAACGCGCTGGAGAAGCACAG GAGAGCCCAGCTCCGATGCTGCCTGGAGCGGTTGAAGCAGCAGGTACCGGTGGGTACGGGGCCGTCCCGTTCCACCACGCTGAGCCTCCTGCACCGTGCCCGGCTTCACATCCAG aggctggaggagcaggagctgagggcacGAAGGGCCAAGGACCGGCTGCGGGACCGGCAGCGGAGCCTGCAGCGgcggctggagctgctgctcttgccCACTGATGGGGAACGGGCACGGGCTGACAGCCTGGACTCGTCCCGGCTCTCAGAGCCCTCCGAGGAAG AGGATGCCGAGGTAGAGGTAGATGGTGTGGTGTTCAGCGGGGACCTGCTGCCCAGCTTTGGCACCGGGAGGGACCACAGCTACtccagccctcacagcccggcatCCTGA
- the RAB24 gene encoding ras-related protein Rab-24, with product MSGRRVDAKVVLLGQEGVGKSSLVERCAHGRFRAGPYQNTIGAAFVAKVMTVGEQTVTLGIWDTAGSERYEAMSRIYYRGARAAVVCYDLTDSGSFQRAKFWVNELQNCEEGCRIYLCGTKSDLLEEDRRKRGVDFHDVQDYVDEIKADHFETSSKTGQSVDELFQKVAEDYVNFTAFQVMTEDKGVNLGQRNSPYFYSCCHH from the exons ATGAGCGGGAGGCGGGTGGACGCCaaggtggtgctgctggggcaggagggggtgGGCAAGAGCAGCCTCGTGGAGCGCTGCGCCCACGGCCGCTTCCGCGCCGGGCCCTACCAGAAC ACGATCGGAGCCGCTTTTGTGGCCAAGGTGATGACCGTGGGGGAGCAGACAGTGACCCTGGGCATCTGG GACACGGCGGGCTCGGAACGCTACGAGGCCATGAGCCGCATCTACTACCGGGGAGCCCGGGCTGCCGTCGTCTGCTACG ATCTCACGGACAGTGGCAGTTTCCAGCGAGCCAAGTTCTGGGTGAACGAGCTGCAGAACTGTGAGGAG GGCTGCCGGATCTACCTGTGTGGCACCAAGAGCGACCTGCTGGAGGAGGACAGGAGGAAGAGGGGGGTTGACTTCCACGATGTGCAGGACTATGTTGATG AGATCAAAGCAGACCACTTTGAGACCTCCAGTAAAACGGGCCAGAGCGTGG ATGAGCTGTTCCAAAAGGTGGCCGAAGACTATGTCAACTTCACCGCCTTCCAGGTGATGACAG AGGACAAGGGTGTCAACCTGGGCCAGAGGAACAGTCCCTACTTCtacagctgctgccaccactga
- the PRELID1 gene encoding PRELI domain-containing protein 1, mitochondrial, with product MGKYCASLSVLKGPWDQVFAAFWQRYPNPYSKHVLTEDIVHREVTPDHKLLSRRLLTKTNRMPRWAERFFPANVAHSVYILEDSIVDPKNRTMTTFTWNINHARLMVVEERCEYRVNPENSNWTEVKREAWVSSSLFGVSRAIQEFGLARFKSNVTKSTKGFEYVLARMQGEAPSKTLVETAKEATEKAKETALAATEKAKDLASKAATKKKQYV from the exons ATGGGGAAATACTGCGCCAGCCTGAGCGTCCTCAAGGGGCCCTGGGACCAGGTGTTCGCCGCCTTCTGGCAGCGCTACCCCAACCCCTACAG CAAACATGTCCTGACCGAAGACATTGTGCACCGGGAGGTGACGCCGGACCACAAGCTGCTCTCTCGGCGGCTCCTGACCAAGACCAACCGGATGCCGCGCTGGGCAGAGCGCTTCTTCCCAGCCAATGTCGCCCACTCCGTCTACATCCTGGAGGACTCTATCGTGGACCCCAAGAACCGAACCATGACCACATTCACCTGGAACATCAACCACGCTCGTCTCATG GTGGTGGAGGAGCGCTGCGAGTACCGGGTGAATCCCGAGAACAGCAACTGGACCGAGGTCAAGCGGGAAGCCTGGGTATCCTCCAGCCTATTTGGCGTCTCGCGGGCCATCCAG GAGTTTGGTCTGGCCAGGTTCAAAAGCAACGTGACCAAGAGCACTAAGGGATTTGAATACGTGCTAGCAAGAATGCAAG GAGAAGCTCCATCCAAAACACTGGTGGAGACAGCCAAGGAAGCGACTGAGAAAGCCAAGGAAACAGCTCTGGCTGCTACGGAGAAAGCCAAGGACCTGGCGAGCAAGGCAGCCACCAAGAAGAAGCAGTATGTGTGA
- the LOC117003365 gene encoding lateral signaling target protein 2 homolog, with protein MLPAALRRWLRRPKRSDPRLLSQFFFADERVTRVVAEINGLDAELDPQQYLVLLNQLHLSQAHLLAVLERIMDECIPTQRHSRDYLVKFPEELLVDNLGNHMLFAAECLLAGTFLEMEESDGAQLRPQARNLLCSLELVRTVLREQSLSQPNSYPEPVRAVLIQFDRLFAEFELSYVSSLVAVKSPDEIYRQQEIIVLFCETVERALRLGYLTQEMIDGYEPLLMFTIPRLAIISGLLIYPEGPLSLERRPEEMSRVFSPFYNLLKKIRDLLWVLSAEELCLLERSLCTAEQDDPCSPDASPDWGAAVPSGDPSAPFSLLEVPNATQPPSTCTTRQGLHGAVEDLGTDWQQGCAEGREQGHDGKSLSTGTGISHTIPGVMVTSPLHSPQPLGSGPGMGVDATPSARCSELRSRYSSTKDMLHTLFVCISGVADQLQTNFASDMRSILKTVFKIVCSQAEPSEEQSGTKEKDGDSCVTHAPRVADCPLCSSPAEAAGFRRAAGSRHLPEWVPDSTCSQCSACRSPFTLLRRRHHCRSCGKIFCARCSPNTAVLPHYGQTKPVRVCTHCYTTHLPPTSRCARSQ; from the exons ATGCTGCCCGCTGCCCTCCGCCGATGGCTCCGCCGACCCAAG CGCTCCGACCCACGCCTGCTCTCCCAGTTCTTCTTTGCCGACGAGAGGGTGACACGGGTGGTGGCCGAGATCAACGGGCTGGATGCCGAACTAGATCCGCAGCAGTACCTGGTGCTCCTCAACCAGCTCCACCTCAGCCAG gctCACCTGCTGGCCGTCCTGGAGCGGATCATGGACGAGTGCATCCCCACGCAGCGGCACAGCCGTGACTACCTGGTCAAGTTCCCCGAGGAGCTCTTGGTGGACAACTTGGGGAACCACATGCTGTTTGCTGCCGAG TGTCTCCTGGCTGGGACTTTCCTGGAGATGGAGGAGTCAGATGGGGCACAGCTGCGGCCCCAGGCCAGGAATCTGCtgtgcagcctggagctggTCCGGACAGTGCTGCGGGAGCAAAGCCTGAGCCAGCCCAACTCCTACCCAGAGCCTGTCCGGGCTGTGCTCATCCAATTCGACCGACTCTTTGCAGAATTTGAGCTGAG CTACGTGTCCTCACTGGTGGCAGTGAAGTCCCCTGATGAGATCTACAGGCAGCAGGAAATCATCGTGCTCTTCTGTGAGACAGTGGAGAG agccctgcgCCTGGGCTATCTGACCCAGGAGATGATTGATGGCTATGAGCCACTGCTGATGTTCACCATCCCTCGCCTGGCCATTATCAG tgGTCTCCTTATCTACCCCGAGGGTCCCCTCAGCTTGGAACGGAGACCTGAGGAGATGTCCCGGGTCTTCAGCCCCTTCTACAACCTCCTAAAGAAGATCAG GGACCTGTTGTGGGTGCTGTCAGCAGaggagctctgcctgctggagaGGAGCCTGTGCACAGCTGAACAGGACGATCCCTGCAGTCCAGATGCCTCCCCAGATTGgggggcagctgtgcccagtgGGGACCCCTCTGCTCCCTTCAGTCTTCTGGAGGTCCCTAATGCCACCCAACCACCCTCCACCTGCACGACGCGACAGGGACTCCACGGTGCAGTGGAGGACCTGGGCACTGACTGGCAGCAGGGGtgtgcagagggcagggaaCAGGGCCACGATGGCAAATCCCTGTCCACTGGGACAGGGATATCTCACACCATCCCCGGCGTGATGGTCACCTCCCCgctgcacagcccccagccccttggGAGTGGCCCAGGGATGGGGGTGGATGCCACCCCAAGTGCCCGCTGCTCGGAGCTGCGCTCCCGCTACAGCAGCACCAAGGACATGCTGCACACCCTCTTCGTCTGCATCTCAG GCGTAGCTGATCAGCTCCAGACCAACTTTGCCAGTGACATGCGAAGCATCTTGAAAACCGTCTTCAAGATTGTGTGCTCACAGGCGGAGCCCTCAGAGGAGCAGAGTGGCACCA aagagaaagatGGTGACTCCTGTGTGACACATGCTCCCCGCGTGGCTGACTGCCcactgtgctccagccctgcagaggctgctgggtTCCGGAGGGCAG CAGGTTCCCGCCACCTGCCCGAGTGGGTGCCGGACAGCACGTGCAGCCAGTGCTCTGCCTGCCGCTCGCCCTTCACCTTGCTACGCCGCCGGCACCACTGCCGCAGCTGTGGGAAG atcTTCTGTGCCCGCTGCTCACCAAATACCGCAGTGCTGCCGCACTATGGCCAGACCAAACCCGTACGAGTCTGCACCCACTGCTACACCACACACCTCCCACCCACATCCCGCTGTGCCCGGAGCCAGTGA